The following are encoded in a window of Thermus hydrothermalis genomic DNA:
- a CDS encoding ABC transporter permease subunit, which translates to MRHLWFLLVLLPFAFLPFPFYLTLLNFFALSALVALSLYVLTGLAGMTSFAQAAFMGMGAYATALVTVKAGLSPWLGLLLGLLLSLLLALVLGGLTVRLKGHFLPLSTIAWQVALYILAGNLVGLTGGHTGITDLPPLTLFGLPLDTGFRYALFSLFLLVLFLLALDNLRASRLGRALLALRGDALAAASFGVDPARLRLQAFLLAGGMAGLAGFLYAHFLRFVNPTPFSLEASIKYLVMAVAGGVGTIPGVVLGAAFFTGLEDWLKDLLPLLLGRQGNYEVIGYGLVLALILLLAPKGLWPLLAARLPRKEGRLPEAEPLPLAPPQGAQGEEVLRVENLKKAFGGLLAVNGVSFALRRGEILALIGPNGAGKTTVFNLITGALAPDGGRVFLFGREVTGLAPFRIHRLGLGRTFQHPHLFPELSVLENAALGTYARTRADFLSVLLGLHRKEEARALATAYRALKRVGLESLAWERAERLSVGQQRLLEIARLLASGAEVLLLDEPGAGLRAGEKRELAHLLRALAREGYTLLLVDHDMDLVMGLADRVVVMNYGEKIAEGSPAEVQRNPLVRAAYLGEEVA; encoded by the coding sequence ATGCGCCACCTTTGGTTTCTCCTGGTCCTTTTGCCCTTTGCCTTCCTGCCCTTTCCCTTCTACCTCACCCTCCTCAACTTCTTCGCCCTCTCGGCCCTGGTGGCCCTTTCCCTCTACGTGCTCACGGGCCTGGCGGGGATGACCAGCTTCGCCCAGGCGGCCTTCATGGGGATGGGGGCCTACGCCACCGCCCTCGTCACGGTGAAGGCGGGGCTATCGCCCTGGCTTGGCCTCCTTCTCGGCCTCCTCCTCTCCCTCCTCCTGGCCTTGGTCCTGGGGGGGCTCACGGTGCGGCTAAAAGGGCACTTCCTGCCCCTCTCCACCATCGCCTGGCAGGTGGCCCTGTACATCCTGGCGGGGAACCTGGTGGGCCTCACCGGGGGGCACACGGGGATCACCGACCTCCCCCCCTTGACCCTCTTCGGCCTTCCCTTAGACACGGGCTTCCGCTACGCCCTCTTTAGCCTTTTCCTCCTGGTCCTTTTCCTCCTCGCCCTGGACAACCTGCGGGCTAGCCGCCTGGGCCGGGCGCTGCTCGCCCTGCGGGGGGACGCCCTGGCGGCGGCGAGCTTCGGGGTGGACCCGGCCCGGCTCCGCCTCCAGGCCTTCCTCCTGGCGGGGGGCATGGCGGGGCTTGCGGGCTTCCTCTACGCCCACTTCCTGCGCTTCGTGAACCCCACGCCCTTCTCCCTGGAGGCCTCCATCAAGTACCTGGTCATGGCGGTGGCGGGCGGGGTGGGGACCATCCCAGGGGTGGTGCTGGGGGCGGCCTTCTTCACGGGGCTGGAGGACTGGCTCAAGGACCTCCTCCCCCTCCTCCTGGGCCGGCAGGGAAACTACGAGGTCATCGGCTACGGCCTCGTCCTGGCCCTCATCCTCCTCTTGGCCCCCAAGGGGCTTTGGCCCCTCCTTGCCGCGCGGCTTCCCCGGAAGGAAGGGCGCCTCCCCGAGGCCGAGCCCCTCCCCCTCGCCCCGCCCCAAGGGGCCCAGGGGGAGGAGGTGCTCCGGGTGGAGAACCTCAAGAAGGCTTTCGGCGGCCTCCTCGCCGTGAACGGGGTTTCCTTCGCCCTGAGGCGGGGGGAGATCCTGGCCCTCATCGGCCCCAACGGGGCGGGGAAGACCACGGTGTTCAACCTCATCACCGGGGCCCTGGCCCCGGATGGGGGCAGGGTCTTCCTCTTCGGCCGGGAGGTGACGGGCCTGGCCCCTTTCCGCATCCACCGCCTGGGCCTTGGGCGCACCTTCCAACACCCCCACCTCTTCCCCGAGCTTTCCGTCTTGGAGAACGCCGCCTTGGGCACCTACGCCCGCACCCGCGCGGACTTCCTTAGCGTCCTCCTGGGCCTCCACCGGAAGGAGGAGGCCAGGGCCCTCGCCACCGCCTACCGGGCCCTCAAGCGGGTGGGCCTCGAGTCCTTGGCCTGGGAGCGGGCGGAGCGGCTTAGCGTGGGGCAGCAAAGGCTTTTGGAGATCGCCCGCCTCCTCGCCTCGGGGGCGGAGGTCCTCCTTTTGGACGAGCCGGGGGCGGGGCTTCGGGCGGGGGAGAAGCGGGAGCTCGCCCACCTCCTCCGGGCCCTCGCCCGGGAGGGGTACACCCTCCTCCTCGTGGACCACGACATGGACCTGGTCATGGGCCTGGCGGACCGGGTGGTGGTGATGAACTACGGGGAGAAGATCGCCGAGGGAAGCCCGGCGGAGGTGCAGAGGAACCCCCTGGTGCGGGCCGCCTACCTGGGGGAGGAGGTGGCCTGA
- a CDS encoding ABC transporter ATP-binding protein, producing MLRVEGLTVRYGPLEAVRGVSFALEEGEALAVIGPNGAGKTSVLRGLLGLAKAEGRVLLDGEVLAARSPEGLLKRGLVLVPEGRALFPGLSVEDNLRLGGFHRFRRGEDLRPDLERVYGLFPRLRERRGQLAGTLSGGEQQMLAIGRALMARPRLLLLDEPSLGLAPLMVREIYRILAGLKGEGVTLLLVEQNAKVALELADRGLVLEAGEMALEGTAQELRQNPKVVEAYLGLRREVEEG from the coding sequence ATGCTCCGGGTGGAAGGCCTCACCGTGCGCTACGGGCCCCTGGAGGCGGTGCGGGGGGTGTCCTTCGCCCTGGAGGAGGGGGAGGCCCTGGCGGTGATCGGCCCCAACGGGGCGGGGAAGACGAGCGTCCTCCGCGGGCTCTTGGGCTTGGCCAAGGCGGAGGGCCGCGTCCTCCTGGACGGGGAGGTCCTGGCGGCGCGGAGCCCGGAGGGCCTCCTCAAGCGGGGCCTCGTCCTGGTGCCGGAGGGGCGCGCCCTCTTCCCCGGGCTTTCCGTGGAGGACAACCTCCGCCTCGGGGGGTTCCACCGGTTCCGGAGGGGGGAGGACCTGAGGCCCGATCTGGAGCGGGTCTATGGCCTCTTCCCTAGGCTGAGGGAAAGGCGGGGGCAGCTTGCGGGGACGCTCTCTGGGGGGGAGCAGCAGATGCTGGCCATCGGCCGCGCCCTCATGGCGCGGCCCCGCCTGCTCCTATTGGACGAGCCCTCCTTGGGGCTTGCCCCCTTGATGGTGCGGGAGATCTACCGCATCCTGGCCGGCCTAAAGGGGGAAGGGGTCACGCTCCTCCTGGTGGAGCAGAACGCCAAGGTGGCCCTGGAGCTCGCCGACCGGGGCCTGGTATTGGAGGCGGGGGAGATGGCCCTGGAGGGAACCGCCCAGGAGCTACGGCAAAACCCCAAGGTGGTGGAGGCCTACCTGGGCCTTAGACGGGAGGTGGAGGAGGGATGA
- the paaI gene encoding hydroxyphenylacetyl-CoA thioesterase PaaI, translated as MRDPFMEALGLTVLHLAPGEARVGGRVERAHLNLHGTAHGGFLYALADSAFALASNSRGPAVALSCRMDYFRPLQAGAWVEAEAVEVNLSRRTATYRVEVVSQGRLVALFTGTVFRLGGEDVPTGVGNPSQGEA; from the coding sequence ATGAGGGACCCCTTCATGGAGGCCTTGGGCCTAACGGTGCTCCACCTGGCCCCCGGGGAGGCCAGGGTGGGGGGCCGGGTGGAGAGGGCCCACCTCAACCTCCACGGCACGGCCCACGGGGGTTTCCTCTACGCCCTGGCCGACAGCGCCTTCGCCCTCGCCTCCAACTCCCGGGGGCCCGCCGTGGCCCTCTCCTGCCGCATGGACTACTTCCGGCCCCTCCAGGCCGGGGCCTGGGTGGAGGCGGAGGCGGTGGAGGTGAACCTCTCCCGGCGCACCGCCACCTACCGGGTGGAGGTGGTTTCGCAGGGCAGGCTGGTGGCCCTCTTCACGGGCACGGTGTTTCGCTTAGGAGGTGAGGATGTACCAACCGGAGTTGGAAACCCTTCCCAGGGAGAAGCTTAG
- a CDS encoding phenylacetate--CoA ligase family protein: MYQPELETLPREKLRALQEERLRQVVAYVYERVPFYRRLLDEAGVRPGDIRGLMDLPKLPFTKKDHLRENYPFGLFAVPREEVARIHASSGTTGKPTVVGYTKKDLGIFAEVVARSLAAAGARPGMMLHNAYGYGLFTGGLGLHGGAEALGMTVVPVSGGMTERQVMLIQDFRPEVISCTPSYAQTLAEEFRKRGVSPEALSLEYAVLGAEPWTEAIRKQVDEGLGVRSTNIYGLSEIIGPGVANECVEERQGSHIWEDHFLPEVVDPDTGEPLPEGKVGVLVFTTLTKEAMPLLRYWTGDLTFLTYEACSCGRTHVRMGPILGRTDDMLIIRGVNVYPTQVEAVLLGIPEVEPYYQIVVRREGTLDEAELKVEVSEAFFQEIGKKALSDEVVEADHRLHALREKVAHKIKDTIGVTMKVTLLAPGEAPRSEGGKLRRVLDLRK; the protein is encoded by the coding sequence ATGTACCAACCGGAGTTGGAAACCCTTCCCAGGGAGAAGCTTAGGGCCTTGCAGGAGGAAAGGCTACGCCAGGTGGTGGCCTACGTTTACGAGAGGGTGCCCTTTTACCGGAGGCTTCTGGACGAGGCGGGGGTGAGGCCCGGGGATATCCGGGGCCTGATGGACCTCCCCAAGCTTCCCTTCACCAAGAAGGACCACCTTAGGGAAAACTACCCCTTCGGCCTCTTCGCCGTGCCCCGGGAGGAGGTGGCCCGCATCCACGCCTCTAGCGGCACCACCGGCAAGCCCACGGTGGTGGGCTACACCAAGAAGGACCTCGGCATCTTCGCCGAGGTGGTGGCCCGCTCCCTGGCCGCAGCGGGGGCGAGGCCCGGGATGATGCTCCACAACGCCTACGGCTACGGCCTCTTCACGGGGGGGCTTGGCCTCCACGGGGGGGCGGAGGCCTTGGGGATGACCGTGGTGCCCGTTTCCGGGGGGATGACGGAGCGCCAGGTCATGCTCATCCAGGACTTCCGGCCCGAGGTGATCTCCTGCACCCCCTCCTACGCCCAGACCTTGGCGGAGGAGTTCCGCAAGCGGGGGGTTTCCCCTGAGGCCCTGTCCCTGGAGTACGCCGTCCTGGGGGCCGAGCCCTGGACCGAGGCCATCCGCAAGCAGGTGGACGAGGGGCTTGGGGTTAGGAGCACCAACATCTACGGCCTATCGGAGATCATCGGCCCCGGGGTGGCCAACGAGTGCGTGGAGGAGCGCCAGGGTAGCCACATCTGGGAGGACCACTTCCTGCCCGAGGTGGTGGACCCAGACACCGGGGAGCCCTTGCCCGAGGGGAAGGTGGGGGTTCTGGTATTTACCACCCTCACCAAGGAGGCCATGCCCCTCCTCCGCTACTGGACGGGGGACCTGACCTTCCTCACCTACGAGGCCTGTTCCTGCGGCCGCACCCACGTGCGCATGGGGCCCATCCTGGGGCGCACCGACGACATGCTCATCATCCGCGGGGTGAACGTCTACCCCACGCAGGTGGAGGCGGTGCTCCTGGGCATTCCCGAGGTGGAGCCCTACTACCAGATCGTGGTGCGGCGGGAGGGCACCCTGGACGAGGCGGAGCTCAAGGTGGAGGTTTCCGAGGCCTTCTTCCAGGAGATCGGCAAAAAGGCCCTTTCCGACGAGGTCGTTGAGGCGGACCACCGCCTCCACGCCCTCAGGGAGAAGGTGGCCCACAAGATCAAGGACACCATCGGCGTCACCATGAAGGTGACCCTCCTCGCCCCCGGGGAGGCCCCGCGGAGCGAAGGGGGGAAGCTAAGGCGGGTTTTGGACCTGCGCAAGTAG
- a CDS encoding thioesterase family protein, producing MRPIPEGYEATFETVVTEEMTVNFEELGPVHPVYATYWMAKHMELAGRKIILPFLEEGEEGIGSYVEVRHLASALPGMRIRIVARHERTEGNRVHATMEAYNELGDLIGVGRTEQVILPKAKVEALFQKLRERWAKAG from the coding sequence ATGCGCCCCATACCCGAAGGCTACGAGGCCACCTTTGAGACGGTGGTCACGGAGGAGATGACCGTGAACTTTGAGGAGCTCGGGCCCGTGCACCCCGTCTACGCCACCTACTGGATGGCCAAGCACATGGAGCTCGCCGGGCGGAAGATCATCCTTCCCTTTTTGGAAGAGGGGGAGGAGGGGATTGGGAGCTACGTGGAGGTGCGGCACCTGGCCTCGGCCCTCCCGGGGATGCGGATCCGGATCGTGGCCCGGCACGAGCGCACGGAGGGGAACCGGGTCCACGCCACCATGGAGGCCTACAACGAGCTGGGGGACCTGATCGGCGTGGGGCGCACGGAGCAGGTGATCCTGCCCAAGGCCAAGGTGGAGGCCCTCTTCCAAAAGCTCAGGGAGCGCTGGGCGAAGGCGGGGTAG
- a CDS encoding SDR family NAD(P)-dependent oxidoreductase, producing the protein MKLSGKVVVVTGAGSGLGQALALELLRRGARVAAVDLREEGLRETEAQAGSLAPGLSLHPLDITDKARVAALPEEVERAHGQVDGLINNAGIIQPFKRLLDLDEAAIERVMRVNFYGTLYMTRAFLPRLLKRPEAHLVNVSSMGAFVPVPGQAVYGASKAAVKLLTEALWAELQGTPVRVTLVLPGAMRTGIAQHSGVEAPRAEGANVPVLEPQAAARILLDAVERDAFRVLLGQDARTMDLLYRLSPLWATRLIQRRMAHLLG; encoded by the coding sequence ATGAAGCTCAGCGGCAAAGTGGTGGTGGTCACGGGCGCAGGAAGCGGCCTGGGCCAGGCCCTGGCCCTAGAGCTCCTGAGACGGGGGGCCAGGGTGGCGGCGGTGGACCTTAGGGAGGAGGGCCTAAGGGAAACCGAGGCCCAGGCGGGGAGCCTGGCCCCTGGGCTTAGCCTCCACCCCCTGGACATTACGGACAAGGCGAGGGTGGCGGCCTTGCCCGAGGAGGTGGAAAGGGCGCACGGGCAGGTGGACGGCCTCATCAACAACGCCGGCATCATCCAGCCCTTCAAGCGCCTCCTGGACCTGGACGAGGCGGCCATAGAGCGGGTGATGCGGGTGAACTTCTACGGGACCCTGTACATGACCCGTGCCTTCCTGCCGAGGCTTCTTAAGCGCCCTGAGGCCCACCTGGTGAACGTGTCCAGCATGGGGGCCTTCGTGCCGGTGCCGGGGCAGGCGGTCTACGGGGCTTCCAAGGCGGCGGTGAAGCTCCTCACGGAGGCCCTTTGGGCGGAGCTCCAGGGCACCCCGGTGCGGGTCACCCTGGTGTTGCCCGGGGCCATGCGCACGGGGATCGCCCAGCACTCGGGGGTGGAGGCCCCAAGAGCAGAAGGGGCAAATGTTCCCGTTCTGGAACCCCAGGCGGCCGCCCGCATCCTCCTGGACGCCGTGGAGCGGGATGCCTTCCGGGTCCTTTTGGGCCAGGACGCCCGCACCATGGACCTCCTCTACCGCCTAAGCCCCCTTTGGGCCACCCGGCTCATCCAACGGCGCATGGCCCATCTCCTGGGCTAG
- a CDS encoding MFS transporter, translated as MDRRLYALLSGVLLGTISESSLAPALPLLQEAFAVGPERAQGVVSMGLLGAALAYLPMAGLAGRVGAGRLFRLGLLLHALFALLLALAPGLWALYLLRFLQGVATAMVVGLVPGLAATAFPQARGYALGMVASTVATGTLLGPALGGLAAGVSLRWVFLLPLPAALLALLLSGNLPDLPKQEGSLGRLLFAPGFLRALLATGLYFLHTLGTTVALAFHLGAEGLSPRAIGGLLLLGPLQLLLLGAWAGKVADRLGYRRVALLGAYLLVGAGVAFAFLPLLHPLWGAALGLALLGVGRALFQAANNALVLSLAPPGTEGLASGALSVARSLGQAVGSALAGGSLGLFYRLFPHHGLAFAATALLLTGLMGLAALGVRGGGLAQEMGHAPLDEPGGPKGA; from the coding sequence ATGGACCGGCGGCTATACGCCCTCCTTTCCGGCGTGCTCCTCGGGACGATAAGCGAAAGCAGCCTGGCCCCCGCGCTGCCCCTCCTACAAGAAGCCTTCGCCGTGGGGCCCGAGAGGGCGCAAGGGGTGGTGTCCATGGGGCTTCTGGGGGCGGCCCTGGCCTACCTGCCCATGGCGGGCCTGGCGGGGCGGGTAGGGGCGGGAAGGCTCTTTCGGCTCGGGCTCCTCCTCCACGCCCTCTTCGCCCTCCTCCTCGCCCTGGCCCCAGGGCTTTGGGCCCTTTACCTCCTCCGCTTCCTCCAGGGGGTGGCCACGGCCATGGTGGTGGGGCTCGTGCCGGGCCTGGCCGCCACCGCCTTTCCCCAGGCCCGGGGCTACGCCTTGGGTATGGTGGCGAGCACCGTGGCCACGGGCACCCTCCTGGGCCCCGCCCTGGGAGGGCTTGCCGCCGGGGTTAGCCTCCGCTGGGTCTTCCTCCTGCCCCTCCCCGCCGCCCTCCTCGCCCTCCTCCTTTCGGGAAACCTCCCGGACCTTCCCAAACAGGAAGGCTCTTTGGGGAGGCTCCTTTTCGCCCCCGGGTTCCTCCGGGCCCTCCTGGCCACGGGCCTTTACTTCCTCCACACCCTAGGGACCACGGTGGCCCTGGCCTTCCACCTGGGAGCCGAGGGGCTATCCCCTAGGGCCATCGGGGGGCTTCTCCTCCTGGGGCCCTTGCAACTTCTCCTCCTGGGGGCGTGGGCGGGCAAGGTGGCGGACCGGCTCGGCTACCGCCGGGTGGCCCTCCTTGGGGCCTACCTCCTGGTGGGGGCGGGGGTGGCCTTCGCCTTCTTGCCCCTCCTCCATCCCCTTTGGGGGGCGGCCCTGGGCCTTGCCCTCTTGGGGGTAGGGCGCGCCCTTTTCCAGGCGGCCAACAACGCCTTGGTCCTCTCCCTGGCGCCCCCGGGGACGGAGGGGCTCGCCTCGGGGGCCCTCTCCGTGGCCCGCTCCTTGGGGCAGGCTGTGGGAAGCGCCCTGGCCGGGGGGAGCCTGGGGCTTTTTTACCGGCTTTTCCCCCACCACGGCTTGGCCTTCGCCGCCACCGCCCTCCTCCTCACCGGGCTCATGGGGCTTGCCGCCCTCGGGGTGCGAGGAGGGGGCCTAGCCCAGGAGATGGGCCATGCGCCGTTGGATGAGCCGGGTGGCCCAAAGGGGGCTTAG
- a CDS encoding thioredoxin family protein, whose protein sequence is MLAERWAQGLTYGALLSRLGTRRKRVEAFYQALEPLPPLPGVARVLALVEAWCPDCLQAIPVLARLPLEARFLFRDENPDLAERYAKEGKRIVPTVLFLDGAFQEIARWHGPPEEARAFLRAAKEAGWERAEALRRYHEAFPRFAQAMLQEWHTLLVPQGRTV, encoded by the coding sequence ATGCTGGCCGAGCGTTGGGCCCAGGGGCTCACCTATGGGGCGCTCCTTTCCCGGCTTGGCACCAGGCGGAAGCGGGTGGAGGCCTTTTACCAGGCCCTGGAGCCCTTGCCCCCCCTGCCAGGGGTGGCCCGGGTCCTCGCCCTGGTGGAGGCCTGGTGCCCGGACTGCCTCCAGGCCATTCCCGTGCTGGCGAGGCTTCCCCTCGAGGCCCGCTTCCTCTTCCGGGACGAGAACCCGGATCTGGCCGAGCGCTACGCCAAGGAGGGCAAACGCATCGTCCCCACCGTGCTCTTCTTGGACGGGGCCTTCCAGGAGATCGCCCGATGGCACGGCCCCCCCGAGGAGGCCCGGGCCTTCCTGCGGGCGGCCAAGGAGGCGGGCTGGGAAAGGGCCGAGGCCTTGCGCCGCTACCACGAGGCCTTTCCCCGCTTCGCCCAGGCCATGCTCCAGGAGTGGCACACCCTCCTCGTTCCCCAAGGACGAACGGTGTAG
- the ppdK gene encoding pyruvate, phosphate dikinase, with amino-acid sequence MEDRVYLLSEALGLSKDLLGGKGYGLAAMAGAGLPVPPAMVITTEACRAYLRAGQVPGLAEEVRRKMAALEGLTGKRFGQGEGKTPPLLVSVRSGAPVSMPGMMDTILNLGLTLEGVEALARATGNPRFAWDTFRRLLAMYGEVVLGERAEVFEGMLSALKRERGVEADTALSAEDLEELAFRYLRHLEARGTPFPMDPWAQLFAAIEAVFRSWLNPRAKTYRRIYGIPEDLGTAVVVQAMVYGNLGEDSGTGVGFTRNPATGEKGLYGEYLRNAQGEDVVAGIRTPEPLERLKDYAPELHAELEQVAERLERHFRDMQDFEFTVERGRLFLLQTRSGKRTAKAAVRIAVEMAEEGLITKEEAVLRVEANALPGLLKPAVDRNRAPKPLLRGLPASPGAALGHAVFSNEGAERFAAQGLPTILVRPETTPEDITGMYLSRGILTARGGLTSHAAVVARGLGVPAVVGAEALRVFPEEGRALVDGVEVREGDLLTLDGGTGEVYLGAVPLVEAAEEALLEKLFAWAEPYRRLGVRANADTPLDAQRARAFGAQGIGLCRTEHMFFQEERLPWVRRLILAQTPEEEEEALERLFAFQKEDFKAILRVMDGLPVTVRLLDPPLHEFLPPMAELEARAKEGDGEALALLERAKALHEVNPMLGFRGVRLLLLRPAIFRMQLRALLEAARELREEGFDPRPEVMVPLVADPKEVERARALAEELFREYGPIPFGTMIETPRAALLAGEIAPLVDFFSFGTNDLTQMAFGLSRDDAGKFLPRYVEEGLFPFDPTERLDEKGVGRLIRMAVEEGRRANPRLKLGLCGEHGGEAGSVQAVADLLDYTSASPFRILTARLAAAQAGLRARQAQPASS; translated from the coding sequence GTGGAAGACCGGGTATACCTGTTATCGGAGGCCCTAGGCCTTTCCAAGGACCTCCTAGGGGGTAAGGGGTACGGCCTTGCGGCCATGGCGGGGGCGGGCCTGCCCGTGCCCCCGGCCATGGTCATCACCACGGAGGCCTGCCGCGCCTACCTCCGCGCCGGCCAGGTGCCGGGCCTTGCGGAGGAGGTGCGGCGCAAGATGGCGGCCCTGGAAGGCCTAACGGGGAAGCGCTTCGGCCAGGGGGAGGGGAAGACCCCTCCCCTTTTGGTTTCCGTGCGGAGCGGGGCCCCGGTGTCCATGCCGGGGATGATGGACACCATCCTGAACCTGGGCCTCACCCTCGAGGGGGTGGAGGCCCTGGCCCGGGCCACGGGAAACCCCCGCTTTGCCTGGGATACCTTCCGCCGCCTCCTCGCCATGTACGGGGAAGTGGTCCTGGGGGAGCGGGCGGAGGTCTTTGAAGGCATGCTTTCCGCCCTCAAGCGGGAGCGGGGGGTGGAGGCGGACACCGCCCTTTCCGCCGAGGACCTGGAGGAGCTCGCCTTCCGCTACCTCCGCCACCTGGAGGCCAGGGGCACCCCCTTCCCCATGGACCCTTGGGCGCAGCTTTTCGCCGCCATTGAGGCGGTCTTTCGCAGTTGGCTCAACCCCCGGGCCAAGACCTACCGGCGCATCTACGGCATCCCCGAGGACCTGGGCACGGCGGTGGTGGTCCAGGCCATGGTCTACGGCAACCTGGGGGAGGACTCGGGCACCGGGGTGGGCTTCACCCGCAACCCCGCCACCGGGGAGAAGGGCCTCTACGGGGAGTACCTCAGGAACGCCCAAGGGGAGGACGTGGTGGCGGGGATCCGCACCCCCGAGCCCCTAGAGCGCCTCAAGGACTACGCCCCCGAGCTCCACGCCGAGCTGGAGCAGGTGGCGGAGCGTCTGGAGCGCCACTTCCGGGACATGCAGGACTTTGAGTTCACCGTGGAAAGGGGGCGGCTTTTCCTCCTGCAGACCCGCTCGGGGAAGCGCACGGCCAAGGCGGCGGTGCGCATTGCCGTGGAGATGGCGGAGGAGGGGCTCATCACCAAGGAAGAGGCGGTCTTAAGGGTGGAGGCCAACGCCCTCCCCGGCCTCCTCAAGCCGGCGGTGGACCGCAACCGGGCGCCCAAGCCCCTCCTTAGAGGGCTTCCCGCAAGCCCCGGCGCTGCCCTTGGCCACGCCGTCTTCTCCAACGAAGGGGCGGAGCGCTTCGCCGCCCAGGGCCTGCCCACGATCCTGGTCCGCCCGGAAACCACCCCCGAGGACATCACGGGGATGTACCTCTCCAGGGGCATCCTCACCGCCCGGGGCGGCCTCACCTCCCATGCGGCGGTGGTGGCCCGGGGCCTCGGGGTGCCGGCGGTGGTGGGGGCGGAGGCCCTGAGGGTTTTCCCCGAGGAAGGGCGTGCCCTGGTGGACGGGGTGGAGGTCCGGGAGGGGGACCTCCTCACCTTGGACGGGGGCACGGGGGAGGTCTACCTGGGGGCGGTGCCCCTGGTGGAGGCGGCGGAGGAGGCCCTTTTGGAGAAGCTCTTCGCCTGGGCCGAGCCCTATCGGCGCCTTGGGGTGCGGGCCAACGCCGACACCCCCCTGGACGCCCAAAGGGCCCGGGCCTTCGGCGCCCAGGGGATCGGCCTGTGCCGCACGGAGCACATGTTCTTCCAGGAGGAGAGGCTCCCTTGGGTGCGCCGCCTCATCCTCGCCCAGACCCCGGAGGAGGAGGAAGAGGCCCTGGAGAGGCTTTTCGCCTTCCAGAAGGAGGACTTCAAGGCCATCCTCCGGGTCATGGACGGCCTGCCCGTGACCGTGCGCCTCTTGGACCCGCCCCTGCACGAGTTCCTGCCGCCCATGGCCGAGCTGGAGGCGCGGGCCAAGGAGGGGGATGGGGAAGCCTTGGCCCTTCTGGAGCGGGCCAAGGCCCTTCACGAGGTGAACCCCATGCTGGGCTTTAGGGGGGTGAGGCTCCTTCTCCTTAGGCCCGCCATCTTCCGGATGCAGCTAAGGGCCCTCCTCGAGGCCGCCCGGGAGCTAAGGGAGGAGGGCTTTGACCCCCGGCCCGAGGTCATGGTTCCCCTGGTGGCGGACCCCAAGGAGGTGGAGCGGGCCCGCGCCTTGGCCGAGGAGCTCTTCCGGGAATACGGCCCCATCCCCTTCGGCACCATGATAGAAACCCCAAGGGCCGCCCTCCTCGCCGGCGAAATCGCCCCCTTGGTGGACTTCTTCAGCTTCGGCACCAACGACCTCACCCAGATGGCCTTTGGCCTCTCCCGGGACGACGCCGGGAAGTTCCTGCCCCGGTACGTGGAGGAGGGGCTATTCCCCTTTGACCCCACGGAGCGCCTGGACGAGAAGGGCGTGGGAAGGCTCATCCGGATGGCGGTGGAGGAGGGGCGGCGGGCCAACCCCAGGCTGAAGCTCGGCCTCTGCGGGGAGCACGGGGGCGAGGCGGGAAGCGTCCAGGCCGTGGCCGACCTCCTGGACTACACCTCGGCGAGCCCCTTCCGCATCCTCACCGCCCGCCTTGCGGCCGCCCAGGCGGGGCTTAGGGCCCGCCAGGCTCAGCCGGCTAGCTCGTAG